Genomic DNA from Hymenobacter jejuensis:
AACCCGCTGGCACCGACAACCTGCTGGAAGTGAAGGTCAGCAAGCGCTCCGCCAACGCCTCCATCAACCAAGCCGAGCGCAAGGCCGATTTTTGGCAATTCGGCGGAATTTTTCGGCCGGTATACCTGGAGATCGTCCCCGCTACATACATCGACCGCGTTGCGCTGAATGCACAAGCCGATGGGTCGTTGAGCGTGGACGTGTATGCAGTAAACGCTGCTAATCAGACGCTTAAGGCGGAAGTACAGGAGCTTTCAGGCAAGCGGGTTGGGTCGGGATTTTCCGCGAAGACCAGCAGCGGCCAGGAGAAAACCACGCTGCGTCAGCAGTTTAAAGGCATCAAGCCTTGGAACCCAGAGGCGCCAAAGCTTTACAACCTCATCGTTTCGCTTGCTGACGCCAAAGGCGCAGTGCATCGGATTAAGCAACGATTTGGGTTCCGCACCATGGAGCTCCGGCCGCAGGATGGGCTGTACGTCAACGGGCAGAAAATCTACTTCAAAGGCGTGTGCCGGCACAGCGAATGGCCCGAATCGGGGCGTACGCTTAGCAAGCAGCTCAGTCTGCTCGACGTGGGCCTAATGAAGGAAATGAACATGAACGCCGTGCGCATGTCGCATTACCCACCCGATCAGCATTTTCTGGACGTGTGCGATTCGTTGGGGCTTTTTGTGCTGGATGAGCTCACCGGCTGGCAGGCCAAATACGATACTTTGGTGGGGCGCAAGCTGGTGAAGGAACTGGTTGTGCGCGACGTCAACCACCCTTCTATTGTGCTCTGGGACAACGGCAACGAGGGCGGCTTCAACTTTGGTCTCGACGCCGATTATGCCCTCTACGACCCGCAAAAACGCCCGGTGATTCACCCCTGGGAGCGCTTCAACGGCACCGATACCAAGCACTACCCCGACTACAACTACGTGCAGAACTCCGTGCTCTACGGCAAGGAAATCTTCTTCCCAACGGAGTTTATGCACGGCCTTTTCGACGGCGGGCACGGCGCGGGACTCGAAGATTTCTGGAACCTGATGCGCCGCCATCCTTACTTTGGCGGGGGCTTTTTGTGGGCCCTCCACGACGAAGCCGTAGTCCGCACCGACCAGAACGGCAAGTTGGATGCCGCCGGTGACCAAGCCCCCGATGGCATCCTAGGGCCCCACCGCGAAAAAGAAGCCAGCTTCTTCACCATCAAAGAGTTGTGGTCGCCAGTCGTGATCGACAAGAAGTTTCTCGCGCCCGGCTTCGACGGACGGCTGGAGGTAGAAAACCGTTACTTGTACACCGACCTGAACCAATGCTCGTTTGCGTGGCGGCTCGTGTCGTTCCCGGCGCCCAATAGTACGACCACTGCGCCCAAGAATAACGCGACCGGCACCGCGCAGCCACCGGCGTTGGCACCGGGCACGAAAGGGACACTGGCGCTCAAGCTTCCCTCCAACTGGCACCAAAGCGACGCCCTCTACCTGACCGCATACGGCCCCGACAAGCGCGAGCTTTTCACTTGGACGATGCCGATTAGATATCCACAAGATATTGATAAGCAGTTTGTTGCTAAATCAGCAGCACCGGCCATCGAAGCAACGGAGCAAGTGGTCAGCTTGCTGGTGAAAGCCGACGGCGTGAGTTATTATTTTGACAAAAGCACCGGGTACCTGCAAAAGGTGGTCAATGCGAAAGGCGAAATCTCGTTGTCGGGCGGGCCTGTACAGGCCGGTGTACACCACTCGCTCCAGAAGTTTCGACACTACGCGGCCGGCGACAGCCACGTCGTGGAAGCCGATTACGGCGGGCCTTCGGAGTTTCACGTGAAGTGGCTGTTTGCGGCTGGCAAGCCGGCCAAGCTCGAATACCAGTATTCGCAGAAGGGCGACGCCGATTTTATGGGCATCACGTTTAATTATCCCGAGGAAAAAATCACGGGCATGAAATGGCTGGGGCGTGGGCCGTATCGGGTGTGGAAAAACCGCCTGAAGGGCCAGCAGTTTGGCGTTTGGCACAAAGACTACAACAACTCCATCACGGGCGAAACCTGGCAGTATCCGGAGTTTAAGGGCTATCACGCCGACCTGTATTGGGTGGTCGTGGAGAACAAAGAATCGCCGTTTACCGTCTACTCCGACGACCAATCTATCTTTCTG
This window encodes:
- a CDS encoding glycoside hydrolase family 2 TIM barrel-domain containing protein, with protein sequence MVRPILTVKTVRSRRKIALVMLVVLWAACSQAFSQATVVQYLSGTDKDHTVQWDFYCTTGSKSGKWDKIAVPSNWELQGFGTYNYYRDDVNPDEQGLYKHAFQVPAGKNKRVFIVFEASMTDTEVKVNGQLAGPVHQGGFYRFKYEITSLLKPAGTDNLLEVKVSKRSANASINQAERKADFWQFGGIFRPVYLEIVPATYIDRVALNAQADGSLSVDVYAVNAANQTLKAEVQELSGKRVGSGFSAKTSSGQEKTTLRQQFKGIKPWNPEAPKLYNLIVSLADAKGAVHRIKQRFGFRTMELRPQDGLYVNGQKIYFKGVCRHSEWPESGRTLSKQLSLLDVGLMKEMNMNAVRMSHYPPDQHFLDVCDSLGLFVLDELTGWQAKYDTLVGRKLVKELVVRDVNHPSIVLWDNGNEGGFNFGLDADYALYDPQKRPVIHPWERFNGTDTKHYPDYNYVQNSVLYGKEIFFPTEFMHGLFDGGHGAGLEDFWNLMRRHPYFGGGFLWALHDEAVVRTDQNGKLDAAGDQAPDGILGPHREKEASFFTIKELWSPVVIDKKFLAPGFDGRLEVENRYLYTDLNQCSFAWRLVSFPAPNSTTTAPKNNATGTAQPPALAPGTKGTLALKLPSNWHQSDALYLTAYGPDKRELFTWTMPIRYPQDIDKQFVAKSAAPAIEATEQVVSLLVKADGVSYYFDKSTGYLQKVVNAKGEISLSGGPVQAGVHHSLQKFRHYAAGDSHVVEADYGGPSEFHVKWLFAAGKPAKLEYQYSQKGDADFMGITFNYPEEKITGMKWLGRGPYRVWKNRLKGQQFGVWHKDYNNSITGETWQYPEFKGYHADLYWVVVENKESPFTVYSDDQSIFLQMLKPARPAGARTDNTVPAFPDGNLGFLTAIAPIGTKFQAAALMGPQSQKNFMLNYTPIKGSLWFDFR